A window of Methanocaldococcus vulcanius M7 genomic DNA:
TTATTAACTTAATTAATTAAATTAATCCATTAATTATAATTTTTAAGTTTTAGTTTTAACTCTTTTGTTATTCCTTTAATTTTTCATTTAATTTTAAGGGTCCAAGGGATTTTATTGTGTTGTGGAACTCAATCATGGTTTTTTGGAATTTCTCTCCTTCTGAAGCAGAGATCCATTCAAATCTAAATCTTTCTGGCTCAATTCCAAACTCTGGCAATAGTTGCTTTAAAAAAATAGCTCTTCTTTGCCATTTGTAGTTTCCAGCATCGTAGTGGCAGTCCCCTAAGTGGCAACCGCCAACAAAAACGCCATCTGCTCCCTCTTTAAATGCTTTTAAAATAAGTGAGGGCTCGATTCTTCCAGAGCACATAACCCTTATTATTCTTATACTTGGAGGATACTGCATTCTCCCTACTCCTGCTGTATCTGCTCCTCCATAGGTGCACCAATTGCAACAAAATCCAATAATTTTCGGTTCCCATTCCATCCTTTCACCTATTAAAAAAACTAATATATACATTTCAATTTCCAATAAGTGTTTTTATTATCTACTATTTAAAAAATTCCATTTGATTTCAAATAGAAAATCTTATAAATGATATTAGTAAATCTTATATTGTATTTCCATATGATTGAACATATAAATTTATGGTATAAAATTTTGTTATAACTTCTTCCCAATTAAGATTTTAAAAATAATATTTTTATGGTCAAAACACTATCCTTTTAATGAGTTCTCAGAAATTAAGTGAGATAATATTAAAAAAACTAATACCTAACATACCGATTAAAAACATTAATGGTGAGAAGATGAAGACACAGGCAATTGAAAAGTTAATGCAAAAATTTGCAAATAGAAAAGAACAGCTCTACAAGCAAAAAGAAGAAGGAAGAAAGGTCTTTGGAATGTTTTGTGCATATGTTCCAATAGAAATTATTTTAGCAGGAAATGCGATTCCAGTCGGTTTATGTGGAGGAAAAAATGATACAATTCCAATAGCAGAAGAAGACCTACCAAGAAACCTCTGCCCTTTAATAAAATCATCTTATGGTTTTAAAAAAGCAAAAACCTGCCCTTACTTTGAGGCCTCTGATATAGTTATTGGAGAAACTACCTGTGAGGGAAAGAAGAAGATGTTTGAATTGATGGAAAATTTAGTTCCTATGCATGTAATGCACCTCCCTCATATGAAAGACGATGCCTCTTTAGAAATCT
This region includes:
- a CDS encoding hydrogenase iron-sulfur subunit — translated: MEWEPKIIGFCCNWCTYGGADTAGVGRMQYPPSIRIIRVMCSGRIEPSLILKAFKEGADGVFVGGCHLGDCHYDAGNYKWQRRAIFLKQLLPEFGIEPERFRFEWISASEGEKFQKTMIEFHNTIKSLGPLKLNEKLKE